Within the Oncorhynchus mykiss isolate Arlee chromosome 4, USDA_OmykA_1.1, whole genome shotgun sequence genome, the region AACAGTCTGCTGTTGGAGAGACCTAATGAGACCCAGCCGGCTTCTAAACAGGCCAGGAGACAGCAGGATGAGCCTACCAGCGGTGAGTCGTTCCTGGGGACAGATGCAGCCAGGCGCGGGGTGACCGGAGGTCCTAATGCTCCAAGAGCCAGCAGCAAGGCCTCCGCATCGCACAAGCCTGACCCGTGCCAAAGCTCCAGGAAGACTAAGAAGGTTTCCAAGAAACCGGCCAAACCAGACAGAGGACAGAAGAAAGAGATGATGACTTTACAAATGTTACACACCCCTGCTCCCCGACGGCTAGCTGGACTCAACGCTGCCGCGCTGCTAAAGTTAACGAGCACCTCGGCGACTAGCAAACAGCGAGTGAAAACGACATCAACGACTACGACGATGGACTGCAAGGCTACGAGCACCGCATCAGTTGACGTGAAGCAGAAGCAACCGCAACGGCGACCGAATCTTAAAACGTGCAGCCGCCAGCCTAAGCAGAAGGGAAGGCAGTTGATTCCAGAAGAGGTAGGCTGTTCTGCCTGCAAGAAGTCCAACTTCAAGAAGCCCAAAGTGGAGTGGGAGTCTGGCGGTTGCACCCACCGGCTAACCAAACCAGGCTACCAGTCGCGCAGCATGCTAGCCTACCCGTTGAAGCCCGTTGTCAAAGAGGAGCAGGTGGAGGCAGAGCTGAGCCCATACTACTGCTGTCCCCCGGAGGGCTCTGTGGAGTACTGCCATCGCCTGGCCTTGTTCCTGGGTCAGCAGGCCTACGCCGACTCTGAAGAACGACCTTTAAACTCTGCCCTAACCTCTGTGAAACGGGAGTGCCTAGTGACATCACCCTCCCATCCCCACTCCCACGCAGCCCTGACCCTCAGCCCCCACCCCTGCCTCTGCACCGCCGACCCCGCCTGCTTCTCCAGCTACTACGTCCACATCGCCCATCCTACACACCCTGGAGCTCCATCAGCCAACCTCAGCTCGCGACCTCTGAACTTTGGCCCCTCGACACTGTGTCCCGGCAGGGTGTCTGGCTCCAAGCTGCTGGGTCCTCCGGTGTCCCATTCCTCGACGCTGGCCCATCCTGCCTTCTGTGGCTCAGTGGGCACTCCCTGCTACAGCGAGGCCTGTCGGGTCAGCGGCTACACATACAGAGCCATGCAGCCGGTCAACAGCAGGGGTTGCTCTTTCTCCACAGGCTGCTCCGGGTGTACACACAGCATCAAGACAGGTAAGAGGAGGAcacatggaatgtaggcctactgacTAGGCCTCAATATGCTGATTTAAAAAGTAGTGGTAGTTTGGAATTATGTAGTGCATGTACTGTAAATATAATTTATAAGGGAATTCTAACTCATTGAGCACTCACTCAAAGGCACATCCATTGTTTATGCTTCTCAGATTGCAAATGAGGATGTGTTATTATCACCTGTGTGTTCTCGCCATTTGGCGTGATCGTGACTGAATTATGTTTATTTTCTTACAAGAGGAAGaattatttgtctctctgtcccagacaTTGAGTACATTGCAGTAAACAAACAGTATCTACAGGGAATCAGAGAAAAGCATGACATAGGACTCGAGTTAGGCCTATGTAGCATTACATCTAGTGAGGCCTATGTAGCATTACATCTAGTGAGGCCTATGTAGCATTGTTTATGGAGTAAACACTAGTCTATTcttcctcccttcgctctctctccagaGGGTTACTCCTCCCCCCAGGGTGACCACAACCCCTCCCTTCTGgtttctccctcactccccctctcagGCTGTCCCCTCCCTACCACCCCGTCCTCCACCCAGGCCAAGCCCCGTCTCCTCACCCCCCTGTCTGACCGCAGTGTGCCCCAGGCCAGGCTGAAGCTGGCCAGGGAGTGCCCTCAGGGCTCCAAGCCCCCTAACGGCTCTCTGTCCATGGGGAGAACCAGGCTGTCCCAGAAACAGCCAGTTCCGACACACAACCTATCTCCCGCCAAGCAGAAGCGGGTCAGCCACCGACGGGCCACCAACGGGTGGCTGCCTGTAGGGGTGCCCACAGAGAAAGAAGTGTTCATTGCGGTATGTGGGATCAagtttgtgtgtgttgaggtacTGAGAGTTTACTTCCCTCATACTACCATGGTAACCTAACCATACCTAGCTTTCAATTGGCCCATTGTTGTTAATGAGAATGTGTTCCGAGACCTTTCTGATAGAATACTGCTGATGTCGCCAGTGACTGGAGAATAAAGATAAGTGTGTTTTGACTGTGTGTATCAGGGGGAGGACGAGACGGCCTTACGGCAGTGTTATGAAGGAGTACAGAGAGACGGCGAAGTGATACGTGTCCGAGACACAGTGCTGCTGCGCGCCGGTCCCCGGAAGAAGTCCCTGCCCTACGTCGCCAAGATATCAGCGCTATGGGAGGACCCCAAATCTGGTGAGATAGACAGCAGGATGTCTGAACCTGTTGTTGGGGTATAATAattgtgtgtgtcagggtttccgGCGCTGGACAACGTGGTAGGGAAGATTGAATACTTTCTAAACACTGTTCTACACAGCGTACCTGATAGTGGTTccatatgtgacagagatgaacaTCTCTGTTAGAAACTTAGAAAGAGTGGGAATCTAAAGATGCAgcaggatgggttgctaatatgactaggggattgtgcctttggcttctggGCAACAAAATAAATTCTATACAGAATACTTCTCCAGAAAGCATGACTTAGCTACAGAGGAATTGGGAATCATTAGGTTATTTAAATAaatagctgtggattgtttcaaatcacaagcTCGTAGACCTATGCCTATTTGGGAATGGCCTGCACGCTTCAATTaccatttgaaaaataaaaatagtagctcTTTAATTGTGCACCAAAACGGTTTTTAACACGCGATTGGATTTAGAATTGTTGCGCAATGAATGGGCTTGTAAAAGCCCAAGTTTTACTCCAGTAGCACCCAGCTGAGGCTCTGCAGGAGAAATCCTGTTCAGAATAGGCTCTGCATGCTGTGCGCGTGTGATAGTTGTGTTGAATGAATAAGATACATGATGACTAACCAAAATAAACACAGGCCAATTTAATTCCaataaattatgcaaattaaactatagaccgataagcatgacgGTCAAATTAATTTACATCGACTGGTATTTCCataaatttaaataaaaaaaatttgcATTGGGAATTTGTTTTCTTCTACCAGTCATTTTGGCCTGCAACAGTTTTATTTATcaatttacattttttggggtgCCAAAAAACGTCTATTTCCGGCTAAGGGAatccctggtgtgtgtgtctgtgtgctgtgaATGGTTGTTTATGTCTGAAATGCTGCTTATGTCTGGCTGGTTAAAGACCTGGCTGGTCCTTTGATCCTCTGAAGTTGTATCactgtctgctgtgtgtgcacgtgggtgtgagtgtttgtttgtgtttgtgcacgtGCGAAtgcgtgtctgcctgtctggTGTTTTGaccgtgtgggtgtgtgtctcctCCTCAGGAGAGCTGATGATGAGCCTGTTCTGGTACTATCGACCTGAACACACACAGGGAGTCCGAGACCCCAGCATGCACTGTGAGGTGAGGACAACTCTCTGACTCCACAGAACAACTCGGgataactctactctactcaactctggctgcatctcagtagtctaaagagGCCTCCCCTTGTCTTCTCTCTtcgtctcctttccttcctctcaaTAGTATAGAggcctctccttgtctcctttcttCGATTCCTTTCCTTAATTTCAATAGTCTAGagccctctccttgtctcctttccttcatctgcactgatgtgTGCTGACATAACTGGTGGAAGCAGGTTTCCAGTAGGCTTCCACCATATTGCtttctgtcttctgtttctccaTCAGTGCAGATGCAAGACATGAGAAGAAGAATGAGATTCCGTGCCTCTCATCCATCTTGTCTCTGTACCCTTTTGATTGTGTGGTGATTGATATTTCtatgtctgtttctctcttttcagAATGAGATTTTTGCATCTCGGCATCAAGACGAGAACAGTGTGGCCTGCATCGAAGACCGATGCTATGTTCTCCCATTAGCGCAGTACTGTCGGTaagaaacaaaaaatatatatatacacagacacacacacacactgagaaagaCCGTATATCCATCATTAACACACACCATtggacagttgaagtcgggagtttacatacacttaggttggagtcattaaaacttatttttcaaccactccacaaattttgtTAACGtcatttaggacatctactttgtgtatgacagaagtcatttttccaacaattgtttacagacggattatttcacttataattcactgtatcacaattccagtgggtcagaagtttacatacactaagttgactgtgcctttaaacagcttggaaaattccagaaaattatgttatggctttagaagcttctaattgaCATCActagagtcaattggaggtgtgtctgtggatgtatttcaaggcctaccttcaaattcagtgcctctttgcttgacattatgggaaaaacaaaataaatcagccaagacctccacaagtctgtagAGTACAAGGaccttgtagacctccacaagtctggttcatccttgggagcaatttccaaacgcctgaaggtaccacgttcatctgtacaaacaatagtatgcaagtataaacaccatgggaccacggagccgtcataccgctcaggaagaagacacattctgtctcctagagatgaacgtactttggtgagaaaagtttgaatccatcccagaacaacagcaaaggaccttgtgaagatgctggaggaaactggtacaaaagtatctatatccacagtaaaaacgagtcctatatcgacataacctgaaaggccgctcagcaaggaagaagtcactgctccaaacccgccataaaaaagccagacaccggtttgcatctgcacatggggacaaagatcgtactttttggagaaatgtcctctggtctgatgaaacacaaatagaactgtttggccataatgatcatcattatgtttggaggaaaacgggggaggcttgcaagacgaagaacaccatcccaaccatgaagcgcaggggtggcagcatcatgttgtgggggtgcattgctgcaggaggggctggagcacttcacaaaatagatggcatcatgaggaaagaaaattatgtggatgtattgaagcaacatccggtctttcaggttatgtcgatataggactcgttttactgtggatatagatacttttgtaccagtttcctccagcatcttcacaaggtcctttgctgttgttctgggatggattcAAACTTTcaggaaggtaaagcttggtcgcaatggGTCCTCAAATagacaatggccccaagcatacttccaaagttgtggcaaaatggcttaatgacaacaaaatcaatgtattggagtggccatcacaaagccctaaccacAATCAagtagaagatttgtgggcagaactgaaaatgcgtgtgtgagcaaggaggcctacaaacctggctcagttacaccagctctgtcaggaggaatgggccaaaattcacccaacttattgagggaagcttatggaaggctacccgaaatgtttgacccaagttaaataatttaaaggcaatgctaccaaatactaattgagtgtatgtaaacttctgacccactgggaatgtgatgaaagaaatagctgaaataaatcattctctctattattattctgacatttcacattcttaaaataaagtggtgatcctaactgacctaagacagggaatttttacgaggattaaatgtctggAGGTAGGAATGTAAAGTAGGGGGAAGAAAAGGTGCGACTGCATTCAAAATTCACTTTGATTTTCCATCTATAGATTTTGTGCCTTGGTGAAGCGGCGTGCAGAGGGTGTGCCCCCTGGCGCTGCCAGAGTGGTCCCCTGCCCCTCAGACTTCGACCCCCCCGACCACCGCCAGGTGCCCGCCGACATAGACCCTGAACTGGTGTACCTCTGCCGCCACGTCTACGACTTCCGCTACGGACGCATCCTGAAGAACCTGCAGTAGGGGACAGCagaggacaggcagacagaccaacCGTAGTGGAGCACACGCACTCCTTCACATGGGGCTGAAGGATGAGAGGGGGAACCCCTGAAGGGTTTTGGGGGTCCCCTGAACTAGAGGGAGGGCTGCTGAAGGATCAAGTATTGGAAGGGGACCACTGATATCTGAATCCCCAGAATGGCGTTGAAGGAGTGGGTACTGAAGTACCTTACCCCCTTTTACAACTGTTACTAGGGAGGTGAAGTTTTGACCCCCTCAACTGGAACTAGAACTGTACTGGCTTGGACAGAAGGGAGAGATCTGCTAGCTGTCCTGCTATACCAGGGCTCATCACCATGTGCATGGACAGCCATGTTGGTGACCTAACAAGAGGAAGAACTGCGCTACCAGAGCCATACAGGGCTCGTCATGACGTTGATGTTAGAGCTTGATGTGATGACAACGTTCTTCTTCATTTGTGTTTGTCTCTGAGGCAGCTGTGATCGAGAGGGCACTTGCagcttgaacacacacacaatgaggttttatgtcccgtgtgtgtgtgtgtgtgtgtgtgtgtgtgtgtgtgtgtgtgtgtgttcagtctgttgGCTACAGTGAAACCACAGGTGCAGGTTCACAAAGGAAGTGGAAGTCTCACCTTCCCTTCCTGCATTGTCcgaacagaacacaacacactATTCTGAAGTACCCTCAGCGCTGGCTGAGTCTCTAATCATACCCTATTCCCCATAAAGTGCATTACTTAGCAGATAAATGTTACTGTATAGCAGGGTTCCCCAATAGGCAgcccccccaagttttctgaacaaaattattttatttatttttaaatacggATTGTTGTGGGACATAAACTGTAAAATCAGCTcgaagtgattttaatttaggaaatctgtccTCAAGTATTCCCACTCATAAATGGAAATGATCATATCCCAGTGTAATCAAGGTCTGAAAttttgtttttgtcaaatactTTATCTGTTTGGGAtacttgtggtcaatttgcagggtACAAATAATTTATAACCGTCTACTGGctccccgaccatccgctcaagaagaaATTGTCCCCGGCTGAATGTAATTGGGAACCCCTGCTATATCGGGCTTTGGTCAAAGACAGGGCACTATATGAAGAATAGGGTCATGTGAGATGAAATCCCCCCCTGACCCCCTTTTTCTGTTCCTAAGAACAGGACTGTCGTCATGCTTTTGTCCAACGGTCCAATGGAGAGCCCCCTTACTGTGGAGGGCTAACCTCTCCCATGCTCTGCATTGGCCTATCAGATGGAGGGTTGTTGATGTCAGTGCCCACATCTTTGGAGTGTTCAGAAGTCTGAAACATTCCAGAACGTTCAAATGGAAATGTAACGTATTGCAGAGACCATTGCTTACTATACATGTCTATCTTAACTTTCTGTAATGTTGCACTCTCCTGAACGCGACCCTGTTGTTCCCATGACTTGCCTTATGACTTGCAGGTAGAGCTTTAGGCAGCTAGTCCCACCCAATTAGAAATTGGATGAGTAGAATGGAAAAAGTACAAAACCACAGACAAAATCCACATAGATTTCACTCCGGTCAACACTTTGCCATTGTTGTTTGAGTATAACACTGAGAAAGGTTTGGTTTCCTCAGAGATTCCCGAGTGATAAGCATTTTATTCAACATTACAACATGGTACATCCAATATGGCTGCTGGTCCACATGTTGTGGATCTTTGTCCATTCTACTCATTCTACTTCTATCCCCCCATCCCTTTCCATCCTTCGAAGCTCCGCCCTCTCCAAGATAAACCAAAGGATGTCACGAAGCAGAGCAccaccactcctctccttctcttgtcctcttcccgcctctcgtctcctccctcccttgttAGATTGCACTAATCCATTACTGAATTACAACGTCTATGATTGTGTTCTGATTTATGTTAAGCTACTAATATGTTATATTATAACTGGGGACAATACTGTGTATTATCACTGTCTGTGCGCTTAGTAGAGAATGGAAACTAAGGCTGTGTCATGGCAACTTTTATCAATGCATAACTACTTTATGTGTTTTACTATTAGAGACATCCGCCAGCATACTATCTATGTGTTACTTCAGGGGTGGATGACCTTACTCCTAGTGAGCTGCCAGGGTATGCAGGCTTTCGCTCCAGCCCTGCTCTAACAACTGATTAGTAAAAGCAGGTGTGTTAGTTGGAGCAGGGCTAGAGCAAAAACCTGCATATTCAGTAGATCTCCAGGAGGAGTGTTGGTCACCTCTGGTTTATATGTTACCTGCTATCCAACCAACCTGTCATATCATCTAATGAAATAATATGTAcaatgaaaaatcattcctgTAGATTGTGGATCCACACTGGTATTATTGTTGTTCATCCACGCTGTCCAGGGGGTTCAGGTGAGTTGGCATCTTGGTGTAACTCGCTGTGCGGAATGACGTAATGTGATGTTCCGGAGGTTTGGCTTGGAATCTCTGAAAAATGTCCTTTTGACACGCGTTATTGAGATGTGTTGGTTTTTAACCACAATCATTCAACATTGCCTTGTAACCTTCCGCAGAAGTGTCTGTCCGTCACGTGTAGTCCTAGACAAGCgccagtgtctgtctgactgagttAGTACTTCTTAAAACACTACCTTGGATTGCTTTCTTACTGTGCAAATGTTCTATTGCTGGACTTTGTGCCTAATCTGCAAAGTTTTGAATAATACCCAAAAGCCATCTGAAACATTTTCCATTATAACAGTTTGAATCATACCCCAAAATAGCGACTAAACAAAGCTTGTATCGGATAAATCATATAAAGGTTTAAATTTAAATATTATCAATAGGTATTTTGTTGCTAGTGGTGCCCAGATTCtttgaaaaaaataatatatattctCCTACTTTACAATTTTTCCTTATCGAAAATATTTTATTATGTCAATTTCTTAAGATGGCATATGCAATATATTTTTCAGAGGGACTATTTTTGACAAATGTATGTGTAAATCGAGGAAGTAAaactttttcattttattttagcTTAGTTTTGAATTTGAATCACAAGTCATAAATTGAGATTTGACCAAAAACCTGGAAGACGAGAAATGGGAAGGGTTAGGTTAATT harbors:
- the LOC110522452 gene encoding bromo adjacent homology domain-containing 1 protein isoform X1 — translated: MTHAQNKGSLSQSRSTVTQEHCPDRPHGETMGGAWPERTLRFGRTMKKGRTKRGRGGVKEMMDRREKTPERNRRRSRKSYPLRGRGGAPEEEGLSCHVLLTRLEKDIQEQEDTSERGNDSPTQPSVKPESRSKKLDKGKDKATGKVLAKKMIPKTKSKSTSDEQRSPFPEPRKRRLASLNAEAVNSLLLERPNETQPASKQARRQQDEPTSGESFLGTDAARRGVTGGPNAPRASSKASASHKPDPCQSSRKTKKVSKKPAKPDRGQKKEMMTLQMLHTPAPRRLAGLNAAALLKLTSTSATSKQRVKTTSTTTTMDCKATSTASVDVKQKQPQRRPNLKTCSRQPKQKGRQLIPEEVGCSACKKSNFKKPKVEWESGGCTHRLTKPGYQSRSMLAYPLKPVVKEEQVEAELSPYYCCPPEGSVEYCHRLALFLGQQAYADSEERPLNSALTSVKRECLVTSPSHPHSHAALTLSPHPCLCTADPACFSSYYVHIAHPTHPGAPSANLSSRPLNFGPSTLCPGRVSGSKLLGPPVSHSSTLAHPAFCGSVGTPCYSEACRVSGYTYRAMQPVNSRGCSFSTGCSGCTHSIKTEGYSSPQGDHNPSLLVSPSLPLSGCPLPTTPSSTQAKPRLLTPLSDRSVPQARLKLARECPQGSKPPNGSLSMGRTRLSQKQPVPTHNLSPAKQKRVSHRRATNGWLPVGVPTEKEVFIAGEDETALRQCYEGVQRDGEVIRVRDTVLLRAGPRKKSLPYVAKISALWEDPKSGELMMSLFWYYRPEHTQGVRDPSMHCENEIFASRHQDENSVACIEDRCYVLPLAQYCRFCALVKRRAEGVPPGAARVVPCPSDFDPPDHRQVPADIDPELVYLCRHVYDFRYGRILKNLQ
- the LOC110522452 gene encoding bromo adjacent homology domain-containing 1 protein isoform X2, producing MTHAQNKGSLSQSRSTVTQEHCPDRPHGETMGGAWPERTLRFGRTMKKGRTKRGRGGVKEMMDRREKTPERNRRRSRKSYPLRGRGGAPEEEGLSCHVLLTRLEKDIQEQEDTSERGNDSPTQPSVKPESRSKKLDKGKDKATGKVLAKKMIPKTKSKSTSDEQRSPFPEPRKRRLASLNAEAVNSLLLERPNETQPASKQARRQQDEPTSGESFLGTDAARRGVTGGPNAPRASSKASASHKPDPCQSSRKTKKVSKKPAKPDRGQKKEMMTLQMLHTPAPRRLAGLNAAALLKLTSTSATSKQRVKTTSTTTTMDCKATSTASVDVKQKQPQRRPNLKTCSRQPKQKGRQLIPEEVGCSACKKSNFKKPKVEWESGGCTHRLTKPGYQSRSMLAYPLKPVVKEEQVEAELSPYYCCPPEGSVEYCHRLALFLGQQAYADSEERPLNSALTSVKRECLVTSPSHPHSHAALTLSPHPCLCTADPACFSSYYVHIAHPTHPGAPSANLSSRPLNFGPSTLCPGRVSGSKLLGPPVSHSSTLAHPAFCGSVGTPCYSEACRVSGYTYRAMQPVNSRGCSFSTGCSGCTHSIKTGCPLPTTPSSTQAKPRLLTPLSDRSVPQARLKLARECPQGSKPPNGSLSMGRTRLSQKQPVPTHNLSPAKQKRVSHRRATNGWLPVGVPTEKEVFIAGEDETALRQCYEGVQRDGEVIRVRDTVLLRAGPRKKSLPYVAKISALWEDPKSGELMMSLFWYYRPEHTQGVRDPSMHCENEIFASRHQDENSVACIEDRCYVLPLAQYCRFCALVKRRAEGVPPGAARVVPCPSDFDPPDHRQVPADIDPELVYLCRHVYDFRYGRILKNLQ